The proteins below come from a single Streptomyces tubercidicus genomic window:
- a CDS encoding ROK family protein, whose translation MQTDLSAALDIGGTKIAGALVDTHGRLVVRAARPTPADKDGATVMRAVAEVIGELAAGPDWSRVAAVGIGSAGPVDAATGTVSPVNIPGWRDFPLVAGVRALVGGRPVVLVGDGVAMTAAEHWQGAARGHANALCMVVSTGVGGGLVLNGRLHPGPTGNAGHIGHISVDVDGDPCPCGSRGCVERIASGPNIARRALAHGWQPGPDGDTSAAAVAAAAHAGDPVALRSFHRAARALAAGIAATATLVEIDIAVIGGGVAGAGDVLFRPLRAALRDYAKLSFVSGLTVVPAQMGTDAGVVGAAAAAQQSRLEAFAPAP comes from the coding sequence ATGCAGACCGACCTCAGCGCAGCCTTGGACATCGGCGGCACCAAGATCGCCGGGGCTCTGGTGGACACCCACGGCAGGCTGGTCGTACGGGCCGCCCGGCCCACCCCCGCCGACAAGGACGGGGCGACGGTGATGCGTGCGGTGGCCGAGGTGATCGGCGAGCTGGCGGCGGGGCCGGACTGGTCGCGGGTGGCGGCCGTCGGAATCGGCAGCGCGGGCCCGGTGGACGCCGCCACCGGCACCGTCAGCCCGGTCAACATCCCCGGCTGGCGCGACTTCCCGCTCGTCGCCGGAGTGCGGGCGCTGGTCGGGGGGCGTCCCGTCGTGCTGGTCGGGGACGGCGTCGCGATGACCGCGGCCGAGCACTGGCAGGGCGCCGCGCGGGGCCATGCCAACGCCCTGTGCATGGTGGTCTCCACCGGCGTCGGCGGCGGACTCGTCCTCAACGGCCGCCTGCACCCCGGCCCCACGGGAAACGCCGGCCATATCGGCCACATCAGCGTCGATGTTGACGGTGACCCCTGCCCGTGCGGATCCCGCGGCTGTGTCGAACGGATCGCCAGCGGCCCCAACATCGCCCGCCGGGCCCTGGCCCACGGCTGGCAGCCGGGCCCCGACGGCGACACCAGCGCGGCCGCCGTCGCCGCCGCCGCACACGCCGGCGACCCGGTCGCCCTGCGCTCCTTCCACCGCGCCGCCCGCGCACTGGCCGCCGGAATCGCCGCCACCGCCACCCTCGTCGAGATCGACATCGCGGTCATCGGCGGCGGGGTCGCGGGCGCGGGTGACGTCCTCTTCCGCCCCTTGCGCGCCGCCCTACGGGACTACGCGAAGCTGTCCTTCGTCTCGGGCCTGACGGTCGTACCCGCCCAAATGGGCACAGACGCCGGGGTGGTGGGCGCCGCAGCCGCCGCCCAACAGTCCCGCCTCGAAGCGTTTGCCCCCGCGCCCTGA
- a CDS encoding FAD-dependent monooxygenase, producing the protein MIDVIIAGGGPTGLMLAAELRLAGVHVVVLEKLTEPTEESRGQGLHTRSVELMDQRGLLDRFLAVSETFQAGGLFGGIMKPWPERLDTAHPYGVATPQPVTERLLNERALELGAEIRRGCELVGLSQDEDGVTVELAHVGTPASGGLPGQGSGAAGGRGGTQLRCRYLVGCDGGRSTVRKQLGVGFPGEPATVETLLGDMEATEDPATIAAVVEEVRKTQLRFGAGPLGEGRYRVVVPAEGVAEDRTAPPTLEEFRQQLRATAGTDFGVHSPRWLSRFGDATRQAERYRVGRVLLAGDAAHIHPPTGGQGLNLGVQDAFNLGWKLAATVNGWAPEGLLDSYHTERHPVGARVLDNTRAQITLLGTGPGPTALRELFSTLMDFEEVNRYVTELITAVGVRYDFGEGHELLGRRMRDVQLKQGRLYELLHSGRGLLLDQTGRLSVAGWTDRVDHVVDVSEELHVPAILLRPDGHVAWAGEKQRDLLAALPRWFGTAVG; encoded by the coding sequence GTGATCGACGTGATCATTGCCGGCGGTGGACCGACCGGTTTGATGCTGGCCGCCGAGTTGCGGCTGGCCGGGGTGCATGTGGTCGTGCTGGAGAAACTGACCGAGCCGACCGAGGAGTCCCGCGGGCAAGGGCTGCACACACGCAGCGTTGAGTTGATGGACCAGCGAGGACTGCTGGACCGGTTCCTCGCGGTCAGTGAGACGTTCCAGGCCGGCGGTCTCTTCGGCGGCATCATGAAGCCGTGGCCGGAGCGGCTGGACACCGCTCATCCGTACGGCGTCGCCACCCCGCAGCCGGTCACCGAGCGGCTGCTCAACGAGCGTGCCCTCGAACTCGGCGCCGAGATCCGGCGCGGCTGCGAACTGGTCGGGCTGAGCCAGGACGAGGACGGGGTGACCGTCGAGCTGGCGCATGTGGGCACCCCTGCCAGTGGGGGCCTCCCCGGCCAGGGGAGCGGAGCCGCCGGAGGGAGGGGCGGCACACAGCTGCGCTGCCGCTACCTCGTCGGCTGCGACGGCGGCCGCAGCACGGTGCGCAAGCAGCTCGGTGTCGGTTTCCCCGGCGAGCCCGCCACGGTCGAGACGCTGCTGGGCGATATGGAGGCGACCGAGGATCCGGCGACGATTGCCGCCGTCGTCGAGGAAGTCCGCAAGACCCAACTGCGGTTCGGCGCCGGCCCCCTCGGAGAGGGAAGGTACCGCGTCGTCGTGCCCGCCGAAGGGGTGGCCGAGGACCGCACCGCCCCGCCGACCCTTGAGGAGTTCAGGCAGCAGCTGCGGGCCACCGCGGGCACCGACTTCGGCGTGCACTCGCCGCGCTGGCTGTCCCGGTTCGGCGACGCCACCCGGCAGGCCGAGCGCTACCGGGTCGGCCGGGTGCTGCTGGCCGGCGACGCGGCACACATCCACCCGCCGACCGGCGGGCAGGGGCTCAACCTCGGCGTCCAGGACGCCTTCAACCTCGGCTGGAAGCTGGCCGCCACGGTCAACGGCTGGGCTCCGGAAGGGCTGCTGGACAGCTATCACACCGAACGGCACCCGGTGGGCGCCCGCGTGCTGGACAACACCCGCGCGCAGATCACGCTGCTGGGCACCGGTCCGGGGCCGACCGCGCTGCGGGAGCTGTTCTCGACGTTGATGGACTTCGAGGAGGTGAACCGCTACGTGACCGAGCTGATCACCGCGGTCGGCGTCCGCTACGACTTCGGCGAGGGGCACGAACTGCTCGGCAGGCGGATGCGGGACGTGCAGCTGAAACAGGGTCGCCTCTACGAGCTGCTGCACAGCGGCCGCGGGCTGCTCCTCGACCAGACCGGCCGGCTGTCGGTGGCGGGTTGGACGGACCGGGTCGACCATGTCGTCGACGTCAGCGAGGAACTGCACGTGCCCGCGATCCTGCTGCGACCGGACGGCCATGTGGCGTGGGCCGGCGAGAAGCAGCGCGATCTGCTCGCCGCACTGCCCAGGTGGTTCGGCACTGCCGTCGGCTGA
- a CDS encoding NPCBM/NEW2 domain-containing protein: MRVHIGTIPRRRGQRRIIGALSAALLCTAGVTALPAAARTPGAPDPGTATARTPGSVPSPRLPDGLAKTPPMGFNNWNSTHCRAEFNEEMVKGIADLFVAKGLKDAGYQYVNLDDCWALPTRDGNGKLVPDPQRFPHGIKAVADYVHAKGLKFGIYTSAGIKTCNPAGFPGGLGHEKSDAQQFADWGVDYLKYDNCNNMGVDAKKRYRAMQDALKATGRPIVYSLCEWGENKPWEWASDVGHLWRTTGDISDSWSSMLGIAKQNLPLAPHAGPGHWNDPDMLEVGNGGMTDTEYRSHFSLWSMMAAPLLIGSDLRKATPETFEILANKELIAVDQDALGKQATVLKSEDGRWTIVRQLANGDRAVALFNETGQPQRISTTAKDIGLPRADGYRLRDLWQHQDTHTTGAIAATVPAHGTTVYRVSADPRWATYPPAVESGTDRTPLVEAGTPAGLRSTVRNLGGTPAKNLTVTLKAPRGWRVQATSPASARALPGGRTLRTSWRITAPAGTASGAYALPLTADYRSPRGERITTTLPGTAHVVVPPPSGTADAAALPWLTATNGWGPVEKNTSVGEEASGDGSPLSIGGTGFAKGLGVHAASEVSFYTGGRCSAFSARAGIDDEAGDRGSVAFEVWADGKRVARTGSVTGTDPAQAISAPVAGAQTVRLVVTDGGDGIDYDHADWADATFSC; encoded by the coding sequence ATGCGCGTTCATATCGGCACCATCCCTCGGCGGCGAGGTCAGCGAAGAATCATCGGAGCGCTGTCCGCCGCGCTGCTGTGTACAGCGGGGGTGACCGCCCTGCCCGCCGCGGCCCGGACACCCGGCGCCCCGGACCCCGGCACGGCCACCGCCCGTACCCCCGGCAGCGTTCCGTCTCCCCGGCTTCCCGACGGGCTCGCCAAGACGCCGCCGATGGGCTTCAACAACTGGAACTCCACACACTGCCGGGCGGAGTTCAACGAGGAGATGGTCAAGGGCATCGCCGACCTCTTCGTCGCCAAGGGCCTCAAGGACGCCGGCTACCAGTACGTCAATCTCGACGACTGCTGGGCGCTGCCCACCCGCGACGGGAACGGTAAGCTCGTACCGGATCCGCAGCGCTTCCCGCACGGCATCAAGGCGGTGGCCGACTACGTCCACGCCAAGGGTCTGAAATTCGGCATCTACACGAGCGCCGGCATCAAGACCTGCAACCCGGCCGGCTTCCCCGGCGGCCTGGGCCATGAGAAGTCCGACGCCCAGCAGTTCGCCGACTGGGGCGTGGACTACCTCAAGTACGACAACTGCAACAACATGGGTGTGGACGCCAAGAAGCGGTATCGCGCCATGCAGGATGCGCTCAAGGCCACCGGGCGGCCCATCGTCTACAGCCTCTGCGAATGGGGCGAGAACAAGCCCTGGGAGTGGGCGTCGGACGTAGGGCATCTGTGGCGCACGACCGGCGACATCAGTGACTCGTGGTCCAGCATGCTCGGGATCGCCAAGCAGAATCTGCCGCTGGCACCGCACGCCGGGCCCGGACACTGGAACGACCCGGACATGCTGGAGGTCGGCAACGGCGGCATGACGGACACCGAGTACCGCAGCCACTTCTCCCTGTGGTCGATGATGGCCGCCCCGCTGCTGATCGGCTCCGATCTGCGCAAGGCGACCCCGGAGACGTTCGAGATCCTGGCCAACAAGGAACTCATCGCCGTCGACCAGGACGCGCTGGGCAAGCAGGCCACGGTGCTGAAGTCCGAGGACGGCCGCTGGACGATCGTCAGGCAACTGGCCAACGGTGACCGTGCGGTGGCGCTGTTCAACGAGACCGGACAGCCGCAGCGGATCTCCACCACCGCCAAGGACATCGGCTTGCCGCGGGCCGACGGTTACCGGCTGCGCGATCTGTGGCAGCACCAGGACACCCACACCACCGGCGCCATCGCCGCGACGGTCCCGGCGCACGGCACCACCGTCTACCGGGTCTCCGCCGATCCGCGCTGGGCGACGTATCCGCCGGCCGTCGAGAGCGGCACCGACCGTACGCCGCTGGTCGAGGCCGGCACTCCGGCCGGACTCCGCTCCACCGTCCGCAATCTGGGCGGCACCCCCGCCAAGAACCTCACGGTGACGCTCAAGGCCCCGCGGGGCTGGCGGGTCCAGGCCACCTCGCCCGCGTCGGCCCGTGCCCTGCCCGGCGGCCGGACGCTCCGTACCAGCTGGCGGATCACCGCGCCGGCCGGTACCGCGTCCGGCGCCTACGCCCTGCCGCTCACCGCCGACTACCGCTCACCGCGCGGTGAGCGGATCACCACGACGCTGCCCGGTACGGCCCATGTCGTGGTGCCGCCGCCGTCCGGGACCGCGGACGCCGCCGCCCTGCCCTGGCTCACCGCCACCAACGGCTGGGGCCCGGTGGAGAAGAACACCAGCGTCGGGGAGGAAGCGTCCGGGGACGGCAGTCCGCTCAGCATCGGCGGCACCGGCTTCGCGAAGGGTCTGGGCGTACATGCCGCCAGCGAGGTGAGCTTCTACACGGGCGGGCGGTGCTCCGCGTTCAGCGCCCGTGCCGGTATCGACGACGAGGCCGGTGACCGTGGCTCGGTGGCCTTCGAGGTATGGGCCGACGGCAAGCGGGTCGCCCGGACCGGCTCGGTGACCGGTACGGATCCGGCCCAGGCCATCAGCGCCCCGGTCGCCGGTGCGCAGACCGTCCGGCTGGTCGTGACCGACGGCGGGGACGGTATCGACTACGACCACGCCGACTGGGCGGACGCCACGTTCAGCTGCTGA
- a CDS encoding NUDIX hydrolase, producing MIVWLNGTFGAGKTTTAQELLDLLPGSTLYDPELLGSGLRLMLPAKRFEGIDDYQDLPAWRRMVVDTAAALLTEVPGPLVTPMTLLRQEYRDEIFGALAARRIPVRHVLLHTEETILRTRIAQREEASGDAEDHASIRRWSLEHLKPYADALPWLRGDAHVVDTTQLTPRQAAEEVAEAVRTGAGACDIVQTPEPTAETLAAGVLLFDDQDRVLLVDPTYKAGWEFPGGVVERGEAPAQAAVREVAEELGIELPGALRLLVLDWEAPKPPGFGGLRLLYDGGTLPHDRISKLLLPGTELRDWRFVTEAEAESMLPPVRWNRLHWALRARERGCPLHLEAGVPLG from the coding sequence GTGATCGTCTGGCTGAACGGCACGTTCGGTGCGGGCAAGACCACTACGGCTCAAGAATTGCTCGACCTGCTTCCCGGAAGCACGCTCTACGACCCCGAACTCCTCGGCAGCGGACTGCGGTTGATGCTGCCGGCCAAGCGGTTCGAGGGGATCGACGACTATCAGGATCTGCCGGCCTGGCGGCGCATGGTCGTGGACACCGCCGCGGCCCTGCTCACCGAAGTGCCCGGTCCCCTGGTGACGCCGATGACGCTGCTGCGCCAGGAGTACCGCGACGAGATCTTCGGTGCCCTCGCGGCTCGCCGGATACCCGTACGGCATGTGCTGCTGCACACCGAGGAAACGATCCTGCGGACGCGGATAGCGCAGCGTGAGGAGGCATCGGGTGACGCCGAGGACCACGCGTCGATCCGCCGATGGAGCCTCGAACACCTCAAGCCGTACGCGGACGCACTGCCGTGGCTGCGCGGCGATGCGCACGTCGTGGACACCACTCAGCTGACGCCCCGTCAGGCCGCCGAAGAGGTCGCCGAGGCCGTACGGACCGGCGCCGGCGCCTGCGACATCGTGCAGACACCCGAGCCGACCGCCGAGACACTCGCGGCCGGTGTGCTGCTCTTCGACGACCAGGACCGGGTGCTGCTCGTCGACCCGACCTACAAGGCCGGCTGGGAATTCCCCGGCGGGGTCGTGGAACGCGGTGAGGCGCCCGCGCAGGCCGCGGTGCGGGAGGTCGCCGAGGAACTGGGCATCGAACTGCCCGGCGCGCTACGGCTGTTGGTACTGGACTGGGAAGCCCCCAAGCCGCCCGGCTTCGGCGGCCTCCGGCTCCTCTACGACGGCGGCACACTGCCCCACGACCGGATCAGCAAGCTGCTGCTGCCCGGCACGGAGTTGCGCGATTGGCGCTTTGTGACCGAAGCGGAGGCGGAGTCCATGCTGCCGCCGGTCCGCTGGAACCGCCTCCACTGGGCGCTGCGGGCGCGTGAGCGAGGGTGTCCCTTGCACCTTGAGGCCGGTGTCCCTCTCGGGTAG
- a CDS encoding dipeptidase: MSDSPLAQTVAALQPRARTELAELVAFKSVADPAQFPKSECEAAANWIVDTLRADGFQDVALLDTPDGTQSVYGFLPGPADAPTVLLYAHYDVQPPLDEAAWDSPPFELTERDGRWYGRGAADCKGGLIMHLTALRALKEHGGIPVNVKVIVEGSEEQGTGGLERYAEAHPELLAADAIVIGDTGNFRAGLPTVTATLRGMTLLRVQVDTLAGNLHSGQFGGAAPDALAALIRILDSLRAEDGSTTVTGLAADATWDGLQYPEDDFRKDAKVLDGVGLLGTGTVADRIWARPAVTVLGIDCPPVVGATPSVQAGARALVSLRVPPGTDAAEATKLLTAHLESAAPWGARVAVEQVGQGQAFRADTSSPAYTSMAAALRDAYDGEEMQTSGMGGSIPLCNTLARLYPEAEILLIGLSEPEAQIHAVNESVCPRELERMSLATANFLRSYGS; the protein is encoded by the coding sequence ATGTCTGACAGCCCGCTCGCCCAGACCGTCGCCGCGCTTCAGCCCCGTGCCAGGACCGAGCTGGCCGAGCTGGTGGCCTTCAAGTCGGTCGCGGATCCGGCCCAGTTCCCCAAGAGCGAGTGCGAGGCGGCCGCCAACTGGATCGTCGATACGCTGCGGGCGGACGGCTTCCAGGACGTGGCGCTGCTGGACACCCCGGACGGCACCCAGTCCGTGTACGGCTTTCTGCCCGGCCCGGCCGACGCCCCGACGGTCCTGCTGTACGCGCACTACGACGTACAGCCGCCGCTGGACGAGGCCGCCTGGGACTCCCCACCGTTCGAGCTGACCGAGCGCGACGGCCGCTGGTACGGCCGCGGCGCCGCGGACTGCAAGGGCGGCCTGATCATGCATCTGACGGCGCTGCGCGCACTCAAGGAGCACGGCGGCATCCCGGTCAACGTCAAGGTGATCGTGGAGGGTTCGGAGGAGCAGGGCACCGGCGGCCTGGAGCGCTACGCCGAGGCACACCCCGAGCTGCTGGCCGCCGACGCCATCGTCATCGGCGACACCGGCAACTTCCGGGCCGGGCTGCCGACGGTCACCGCGACACTCCGCGGAATGACCCTGCTCCGCGTCCAGGTCGACACCCTGGCGGGCAATCTGCACTCCGGCCAGTTCGGCGGCGCGGCCCCCGACGCGCTGGCGGCGCTGATCCGCATCCTGGACTCGCTGCGCGCCGAGGACGGTTCGACGACGGTGACCGGCCTGGCCGCGGACGCCACCTGGGACGGCCTCCAGTACCCGGAGGACGACTTCCGCAAGGACGCCAAGGTCCTGGACGGCGTCGGCCTGCTCGGCACCGGCACGGTCGCGGACCGGATCTGGGCCCGTCCGGCCGTCACGGTGCTCGGCATCGACTGCCCGCCGGTGGTCGGCGCCACCCCCTCCGTCCAGGCGGGCGCACGGGCCCTGGTCAGCCTCCGGGTGCCGCCGGGCACGGACGCGGCCGAGGCCACCAAGCTGCTGACCGCGCATCTGGAGAGCGCCGCCCCCTGGGGAGCGCGGGTCGCGGTCGAACAGGTCGGCCAGGGCCAGGCGTTCCGCGCCGACACCAGCAGCCCCGCCTACACCTCGATGGCGGCGGCGCTGCGCGATGCCTACGACGGCGAGGAGATGCAGACCTCCGGCATGGGCGGCTCGATCCCCCTCTGCAACACGCTGGCGCGGCTCTACCCCGAGGCCGAAATCCTCCTCATCGGCCTGAGCGAGCCGGAGGCCCAGATCCACGCGGTCAACGAGAGCGTGTGCCCGCGGGAGCTGGAGCGGATGTCTTTGGCGACGGCGAACTTCCTGCGGAGCTACGGCAGCTAA
- a CDS encoding geranylgeranyl reductase family protein: MSSERAAEDNQQVWDVVVVGAGPAGASAAHAAACTGRRVLLLEKAELPRYKTCGGGIIGPSRDSLPPGFDLPLRDRVHAVTFSLNGRLARTRRSRNMLFGLINRPEFDAQLVESAKDAGATVRTGVAVSRVEQHGAEVPDRRTVAVVLGNGEVVLARAVIGADGSAGRIGAHVGVKLDQVDLGLEAEIPVPEPVAEDWAGRVLIDWGPMPGSYGWVFPKGDTLTVGVISARGEGAATKRYLEDFIGRLGLAGFEPSISSGHLTRCRADDSPLSRGRVLVCGDAAGLLEPWTREGISFALRSGRLAGEWAVRIAEAHDAVDARRQALNYAFAIKAGLGVEMGVGRRLLGAFSRRPGMFHAAITGFRPAWNAFAKITRGTTTLGELVRTRPVARRALEAMDRG, encoded by the coding sequence GTGAGCAGCGAGCGGGCAGCGGAGGACAACCAGCAGGTGTGGGATGTCGTGGTGGTGGGCGCGGGGCCTGCGGGAGCTTCGGCCGCGCATGCCGCGGCCTGTACGGGACGCCGGGTGCTGCTCCTGGAGAAAGCGGAACTCCCGCGCTACAAGACCTGCGGCGGCGGCATCATCGGGCCCTCCCGGGACTCCCTCCCGCCGGGCTTCGACCTGCCGCTGCGCGACCGGGTGCATGCCGTGACGTTCTCGCTGAACGGCCGGCTGGCCCGCACCCGCCGTTCCAGGAACATGCTGTTCGGGCTGATCAACCGCCCGGAGTTCGATGCCCAGCTGGTCGAGTCCGCCAAGGACGCCGGCGCGACGGTCCGTACGGGCGTCGCGGTCTCCCGGGTGGAGCAGCACGGTGCCGAGGTGCCGGACCGGCGGACCGTCGCGGTGGTGCTCGGCAACGGCGAGGTGGTGCTGGCCCGCGCCGTGATCGGTGCGGACGGCAGCGCGGGCCGTATAGGAGCCCATGTAGGGGTCAAGCTCGACCAGGTCGACCTGGGGCTGGAGGCGGAGATCCCGGTTCCGGAGCCGGTCGCCGAGGACTGGGCGGGCCGGGTGCTCATCGACTGGGGGCCGATGCCCGGCAGCTATGGCTGGGTCTTCCCCAAGGGCGACACCCTCACCGTCGGCGTGATCTCCGCGCGCGGTGAGGGCGCGGCGACCAAGCGCTATCTGGAGGACTTCATCGGGCGGCTGGGCCTCGCCGGTTTCGAGCCGAGCATCTCGTCCGGGCATCTGACGCGCTGCCGTGCCGATGACTCGCCGCTGTCGCGTGGCCGGGTGCTGGTGTGCGGGGACGCGGCCGGGCTGCTGGAGCCGTGGACGCGGGAGGGCATCTCGTTCGCACTGCGGTCCGGGCGGCTCGCGGGGGAGTGGGCGGTGCGGATCGCGGAGGCGCATGACGCGGTGGACGCCCGCCGCCAGGCCCTCAACTACGCCTTCGCCATCAAGGCGGGGCTGGGTGTGGAGATGGGCGTGGGGCGGCGGCTGCTCGGTGCCTTCTCGCGGCGTCCGGGCATGTTCCACGCGGCGATCACGGGCTTCCGGCCGGCCTGGAACGCCTTCGCGAAGATCACGCGAGGGACGACGACGCTGGGCGAGCTCGTGCGCACCCGCCCGGTGGCGCGACGGGCACTGGAGGCGATGGACCGGGGGTGA
- a CDS encoding sensor histidine kinase, with the protein MENARPPWARRRVGPAWERWLAAPPGEPRGGSGTRLPWLSTLVVTVVVTAGSGFAGHDQPDRVPLDSLGRALLVLGGALLLFRHRHPCTVAIGTAATATAYLAAGYPYGPVFLLLALGAFSAVVAGHRKVAWWALGGVWASHVLVAHWLYRWLPPPHDGPAPWGEELLVTAWVVAVIALSELVRVRREQLAKAQAERAAAERRRADEERLRIARELHDVLAHSISVINVQAGVGLALLDSDPEQARNALTTIKGASKEALGEVRQVLDTLRTPGDAPRSPAPGLDRLPELTEQARSAGLTVDVTTEGAAAALPPGTDLAAFRIVQEALTNIVRHSGSRTARVLLRHTPGALEIRVDDDGPATAGAGEPGGGNGLIGMRERAAALGGTVEAGPRPDGGFRVRARIPLRGTGTATATEASAGPGAPAGPGTPGQDPGADTVRPTATEEES; encoded by the coding sequence ATGGAGAATGCACGGCCGCCGTGGGCGCGGCGCCGCGTCGGCCCGGCGTGGGAGCGGTGGCTGGCGGCCCCGCCCGGGGAACCGCGTGGTGGGTCCGGCACCCGGCTGCCCTGGCTGTCGACCCTCGTCGTCACGGTCGTGGTGACGGCCGGCTCCGGTTTCGCCGGTCACGACCAGCCGGACCGCGTCCCGCTGGATTCCCTCGGCCGCGCGCTGCTGGTCCTCGGCGGGGCGCTGCTGCTGTTCCGGCACCGCCACCCGTGCACGGTCGCCATCGGCACCGCCGCCACCGCCACGGCCTACCTCGCGGCGGGCTATCCGTACGGACCGGTCTTCCTCCTCCTCGCCCTCGGCGCCTTTTCCGCGGTCGTCGCGGGACACCGCAAGGTCGCCTGGTGGGCGCTGGGCGGGGTGTGGGCGTCCCATGTCCTGGTCGCCCACTGGCTCTACCGGTGGCTGCCGCCCCCGCACGACGGGCCCGCCCCCTGGGGAGAAGAACTGCTCGTCACCGCCTGGGTGGTGGCCGTGATCGCGCTCTCCGAGCTGGTACGGGTGCGCCGGGAGCAGCTGGCGAAGGCACAGGCCGAACGGGCCGCCGCGGAACGCCGCAGGGCCGACGAGGAGCGGCTGCGGATCGCCCGCGAGCTGCATGACGTCCTCGCCCACAGCATCTCCGTGATCAATGTCCAGGCGGGCGTGGGGCTGGCGCTGCTGGACAGCGACCCGGAGCAGGCGCGGAACGCGCTGACCACCATCAAGGGGGCGAGCAAAGAGGCGCTCGGCGAGGTCCGGCAGGTCCTCGACACGCTGCGTACGCCGGGCGACGCACCGCGCTCCCCGGCGCCCGGACTGGACCGGCTGCCGGAACTCACCGAACAGGCCAGGAGCGCCGGGCTCACCGTCGACGTGACCACCGAGGGCGCCGCGGCCGCGCTGCCGCCCGGTACGGACCTCGCGGCCTTCCGCATCGTCCAGGAAGCGCTCACCAACATCGTCCGCCACTCCGGGTCCCGTACCGCCCGGGTGCTGCTCCGCCACACCCCTGGCGCGCTGGAGATCCGGGTCGACGACGACGGTCCGGCGACCGCCGGGGCGGGCGAGCCGGGCGGTGGCAACGGACTGATCGGGATGCGGGAGCGGGCCGCCGCGCTGGGCGGCACCGTCGAGGCGGGCCCGCGCCCGGACGGCGGCTTCCGGGTCCGGGCCCGTATTCCGCTGCGCGGTACGGGGACAGCAACCGCTACGGAGGCATCGGCCGGTCCGGGGGCGCCGGCCGGTCCTGGGACACCAGGCCAGGACCCGGGTGCGGATACGGTGCGCCCCACCGCCACCGAGGAGGAGTCGTGA
- a CDS encoding response regulator: MIRVLLADDQLLVRAGFKVLLDAQPDIGVVAEAADGQQALAAVREHRPDVVLMDIRMPVVDGLVATRGITGDPLLREVKVVMLTTFELDEYVFEAIRSGASGFLVKDTEPEELLRAVRAVVAGDALLSPGVTRRLIAEFAARSKEPAAAGALSALTEREREVMALVGIGLSNEEIARRLVVSPLTAKTHVSRTMVKLGARDRAQLVVLAYESGLVRPGWLG, encoded by the coding sequence GTGATCCGGGTACTGCTCGCTGACGATCAGCTGCTGGTGCGGGCCGGTTTCAAGGTGCTGCTGGACGCTCAGCCCGATATCGGGGTGGTTGCCGAGGCCGCGGACGGGCAGCAGGCGCTGGCCGCGGTCCGCGAACACCGCCCGGACGTCGTCCTGATGGACATCCGGATGCCGGTGGTGGACGGGCTGGTCGCCACTCGGGGGATCACCGGGGACCCGCTGCTGCGGGAGGTGAAGGTCGTCATGCTGACCACCTTCGAGCTGGACGAGTATGTCTTCGAGGCGATCCGCTCCGGAGCCTCCGGCTTTCTGGTCAAGGACACCGAACCGGAGGAGCTGCTACGGGCCGTGCGTGCGGTCGTCGCCGGTGATGCGCTGCTCTCGCCCGGGGTCACCCGCCGTCTGATCGCCGAGTTCGCGGCCCGCTCCAAGGAGCCGGCCGCGGCCGGTGCGCTGTCCGCACTGACCGAGCGGGAGCGTGAGGTGATGGCGCTGGTCGGTATCGGCCTGTCCAACGAGGAGATCGCCCGCCGGCTGGTCGTCAGCCCGCTCACCGCAAAGACGCATGTCAGCCGCACGATGGTGAAGCTGGGCGCCCGTGACCGTGCCCAACTGGTCGTGCTGGCCTATGAGTCTGGGCTGGTGCGGCCCGGCTGGCTGGGGTGA